The following coding sequences are from one Chondrinema litorale window:
- a CDS encoding YHYH protein gives MKYLKLPLLFLIGLCLSLISCDDSGDENDIQSEEETCINSVTYEIDNGTACNNTPSASSIYELKTVGNTVEVTFNYIPPHKVLGNVTANQKIFTFTATPTLANETTPVANTSYNGKTGYLGWVFGIAKTGVPFDPVAAEGWLDLSTGDQNYEWNLEVLSSNAGLTYDCNNAHDLSRYHYHGTPIEYIKTIEDGASHSALLGYAADGFPIYYKYGYADPDNANSSIVALTSSYSVKAGCRPGDGVIAPDGAYDGSYVADYEFIDGQGDLDECNGRWAKTPEFPDGTYVYYITDEFPSIPRCFAGTPSEDFKVQP, from the coding sequence ATGAAATATCTAAAACTCCCTCTACTTTTCTTAATCGGCTTATGTTTATCTCTCATTTCTTGTGACGACAGTGGTGACGAAAATGACATTCAATCAGAAGAAGAAACTTGTATTAACTCTGTCACTTATGAAATTGATAATGGGACAGCTTGTAACAATACCCCTAGTGCTAGCAGCATTTACGAATTAAAAACTGTTGGCAACACAGTTGAAGTTACATTTAATTATATACCACCTCACAAAGTACTGGGGAATGTAACCGCCAATCAGAAAATATTTACTTTTACTGCCACTCCTACATTGGCTAATGAAACTACACCTGTAGCCAATACCAGTTACAATGGAAAAACTGGTTACTTAGGTTGGGTATTTGGCATTGCTAAAACTGGTGTTCCTTTCGATCCGGTAGCAGCCGAAGGTTGGCTAGACCTCTCTACAGGTGATCAAAATTATGAGTGGAACCTAGAAGTATTAAGCTCAAATGCAGGTTTAACTTACGATTGCAATAATGCCCATGACCTCTCTAGGTATCACTATCATGGAACTCCAATCGAATACATTAAAACTATAGAAGATGGAGCAAGCCATTCAGCTTTACTTGGTTATGCAGCAGATGGTTTTCCTATTTATTATAAGTATGGATATGCTGACCCAGACAATGCCAATAGTAGTATTGTAGCCCTCACCTCTAGCTATTCTGTAAAAGCAGGTTGCCGCCCAGGAGATGGTGTAATTGCGCCAGATGGAGCTTACGACGGTTCTTATGTGGCAGATTATGAATTTATAGACGGACAAGGAGATTTAGATGAATGTAATGGCCGTTGGGCAAAAACTCCCGAATTTCCAGATGGCACTTATGTATATTACATTACCGATGAATTTCCATCTATACCAAGATGCTTTGCAGGCACACCTTCTGAAGACTTTAAAGTACAGCCATAA
- a CDS encoding RNA polymerase sigma factor yields the protein MNSHEDIIQAVVLGDKKAFQELYLAFHVKVYNTALGYVQNEGDAEEITQDVFVKIHQYAANFKGQSQVSTWIYRITVNTSLNFLKKKNRFAIFRFGKPDTNKPDFEHPGVLLENKEKSKILFKTIQSLPDNQKTAFILCYVEDLPQQEVADIMEISLKAVESLLQRAKKNLRKKLDFFAPNRRKNK from the coding sequence ATGAATAGTCACGAAGACATTATTCAGGCTGTAGTGTTGGGCGATAAAAAAGCTTTTCAGGAATTGTATTTGGCATTCCATGTAAAAGTTTACAATACTGCGCTTGGATATGTACAAAATGAGGGCGATGCAGAAGAAATCACTCAAGATGTTTTTGTGAAAATTCATCAGTATGCAGCTAACTTTAAAGGACAATCTCAAGTAAGCACATGGATATACAGAATTACTGTTAATACTTCGCTCAATTTTCTTAAAAAGAAAAACCGATTTGCTATTTTCAGGTTTGGAAAACCAGATACCAATAAACCGGATTTTGAGCACCCAGGTGTATTGCTAGAAAATAAAGAAAAATCTAAAATTCTATTCAAAACCATCCAATCATTGCCAGATAATCAAAAAACTGCATTTATTTTATGTTATGTTGAAGACTTACCTCAACAGGAAGTAGCAGATATTATGGAAATATCGCTAAAGGCAGTTGAATCTCTTTTGCAAAGGGCGAAAAAGAACCTGAGAAAAAAATTAGATTTTTTTGCACCCAACCGAAGGAAAAATAAATAA
- a CDS encoding DUF711 family protein — protein sequence MPKKIIRSLCLFTEKLASDANDKLTELQKKLEAEGFLIQTKRICTNGKDFAKLELFYPEKDILLSVGNCDLKYVINNNYDFYKASRTSCHVDISTGVNMAHVEMLFRLIEEAPEKMFQFAFVVNNTTSSPYFPSASFEKNGFALGLQPTDLAEGCSSLEEWFANMQNIWEELCDVLKDESDFLGIDSSIAPLFEGNSSLVQFIKEVYGSFDTAVLSDAFIKITSFIKNNNPKPVGLCGLMLPCLEDFLLADEYKQGKFSLERNLFLSLHSGLGIDTYPIGTDESPEKVLNILQLLVGLSNKYNKPLSARFISDGKAKIGEETSFDNQFLKDVIIKAL from the coding sequence ATGCCAAAAAAGATAATCCGGTCTTTGTGCTTGTTTACAGAGAAACTAGCATCTGACGCTAATGATAAACTAACTGAGTTACAAAAAAAATTAGAAGCTGAGGGTTTTTTGATTCAAACAAAGCGAATCTGTACGAATGGAAAAGACTTTGCAAAACTGGAATTATTCTATCCCGAGAAAGATATATTATTAAGTGTAGGAAATTGCGACCTTAAATATGTCATAAATAATAACTATGACTTTTATAAGGCATCGCGCACTTCTTGCCATGTCGATATTAGTACTGGTGTAAACATGGCTCACGTTGAGATGTTGTTTAGATTGATTGAGGAAGCTCCTGAAAAAATGTTTCAGTTTGCTTTTGTGGTGAACAATACAACTTCGAGCCCTTATTTTCCATCTGCATCATTTGAGAAAAATGGTTTTGCTTTGGGTTTGCAACCTACAGATTTAGCAGAAGGTTGCAGTAGCCTCGAAGAGTGGTTTGCAAACATGCAAAACATTTGGGAAGAGCTTTGCGATGTTTTAAAAGATGAATCTGATTTTTTAGGAATAGATAGTTCAATCGCTCCACTTTTTGAAGGAAACAGTAGCCTTGTACAGTTTATAAAGGAGGTTTATGGGAGTTTTGATACAGCCGTACTTTCAGATGCTTTTATAAAAATTACCTCATTTATTAAAAATAATAATCCTAAACCAGTTGGATTATGTGGTTTAATGCTGCCCTGTTTAGAAGATTTTCTTTTAGCAGATGAATACAAACAAGGCAAATTTTCTTTAGAAAGAAACTTGTTTTTATCTCTACACTCAGGCTTAGGAATAGATACTTATCCCATTGGTACAGATGAGTCTCCCGAAAAAGTATTGAATATATTACAACTTTTAGTAGGGCTTTCTAACAAATATAATAAGCCACTTTCTGCTAGATTTATTTCTGATGGCAAGGCTAAAATTGGAGAGGAAACATCCTTTGATAATCAGTTCCTTAAAGATGTCATAATAAAAGCTTTGTGA
- a CDS encoding alginate export family protein, which translates to MRFFILIAFFVFTYFTTAAQIEISGEYRPRVQIRNGVFRLPAPDDTPSIFIAQRSRFNFHYTFEDKFETHFSFQDVRVWGDQNQLSDEPSVGVFEAWAQIKLFSKLSLKAGRQELLYDDGYLFGTLNWREAGRSHDLGIFKWEDSTFQAHLGIAFNQNRAALFDEPYTNDYYKNMQFLWLHKDYEKLSLSLMAVNRGLQKVSPDTAVNYTQTLGGDIKYFGSNLTLTGIGYYQTGEDLQDRDVSAWFWSLKGEMKVSEKLKILLGADMLSGTKNGLLDETTNTKSNTFDILYGFRHRHFGIMDYFYLGYTPDAGLQDLMLKFTYKHSPKFTSNLDIHNFYSQTNVPDPSATNTDFTSHLGVEVDYHFSYKPYDMVTVQGGYSQMFGTETLAYLKGGSEDEISNWFWLQVSIKPVLFKGNVNKQ; encoded by the coding sequence ATGAGATTTTTTATACTAATTGCATTTTTTGTATTCACTTATTTTACTACTGCAGCACAGATCGAAATTTCTGGGGAATACAGGCCTAGAGTCCAGATAAGAAACGGGGTTTTTCGATTACCTGCACCAGATGATACACCATCCATATTTATAGCCCAGCGTTCAAGATTCAATTTTCACTATACTTTCGAAGACAAATTTGAAACCCATTTTTCTTTTCAAGATGTGAGAGTGTGGGGCGATCAAAACCAATTATCAGACGAGCCTTCGGTAGGAGTGTTTGAAGCATGGGCACAAATTAAATTATTTAGCAAATTGAGTTTAAAAGCTGGTAGACAAGAGCTTTTGTACGACGATGGCTATTTGTTTGGAACACTTAACTGGCGCGAAGCTGGGCGTAGCCACGACTTAGGAATTTTTAAATGGGAAGATTCTACTTTTCAAGCCCATTTAGGTATTGCTTTTAATCAGAACAGAGCTGCATTATTTGATGAGCCTTACACCAACGATTATTATAAAAATATGCAGTTTCTATGGTTACATAAAGACTACGAAAAACTTTCACTTTCTTTAATGGCAGTAAACAGAGGTTTGCAAAAAGTAAGTCCAGATACGGCAGTAAATTATACACAAACTCTTGGGGGAGATATCAAATACTTTGGCAGCAATTTAACCTTAACGGGTATTGGATATTACCAAACTGGTGAAGACCTGCAAGACAGAGATGTAAGTGCTTGGTTTTGGTCGCTAAAAGGAGAGATGAAAGTATCAGAAAAGTTGAAAATTCTCTTAGGAGCAGATATGCTTTCTGGAACAAAAAATGGCTTGCTAGACGAAACAACCAATACCAAGAGTAACACTTTTGACATTTTATATGGTTTTAGGCACAGGCATTTTGGCATTATGGATTATTTCTATCTAGGCTATACGCCAGATGCAGGTTTACAAGATTTAATGCTCAAGTTTACCTATAAGCATTCGCCAAAATTCACCAGTAATCTTGATATCCACAATTTCTATTCGCAAACGAATGTGCCAGACCCAAGTGCAACAAACACCGATTTTACTTCTCATCTAGGAGTGGAAGTTGATTATCATTTCTCCTATAAACCTTATGATATGGTCACTGTGCAAGGAGGTTACTCTCAAATGTTTGGAACAGAAACCCTCGCTTATTTAAAAGGTGGGAGCGAAGATGAAATCTCTAACTGGTTCTGGCTGCAAGTTTCAATTAAGCCGGTGCTCTTTAAAGGAAATGTAAATAAACAATAA
- a CDS encoding DM13 domain-containing protein, giving the protein MYKKLLIFLFFALLLYSCIGTDIVEDEVFPENLQITSAASSLKVGESFQFRAIYFGTSGKMEDVNLTWRTANPNILSIAQSGIATALDTGTTYVIVSTASISDSVTVTTGAATVVSETERRGTFAGLNSYDVEGDFILEQKGSSLELTFSGNFSATQGPGLHVYLTNNNNSVSGGVDLGELKANSGAQTYEIEDTELFNAYSYIMIYCQPFGVPFGLGTFDN; this is encoded by the coding sequence ATGTATAAAAAACTACTCATATTTCTGTTTTTCGCACTGTTACTTTATTCGTGTATAGGAACAGACATAGTAGAAGACGAAGTTTTCCCAGAAAATTTGCAAATAACCAGTGCTGCTAGCTCACTTAAAGTAGGAGAAAGCTTCCAGTTTAGAGCCATCTATTTTGGTACTTCTGGCAAAATGGAAGATGTAAACCTAACATGGCGTACAGCTAACCCCAATATTCTTAGCATAGCACAAAGCGGTATTGCCACAGCATTAGATACAGGTACAACCTATGTAATAGTAAGTACTGCATCCATCAGCGATTCTGTAACTGTTACAACTGGTGCAGCTACTGTGGTTTCAGAGACTGAGCGCAGGGGCACTTTTGCAGGTTTGAATAGCTACGATGTAGAAGGCGATTTTATTTTAGAGCAAAAAGGCAGTTCTCTTGAGTTAACATTCTCTGGTAATTTTAGTGCAACACAAGGTCCGGGTTTACATGTGTATCTCACCAATAATAATAATAGTGTAAGCGGAGGAGTCGATCTTGGCGAGCTTAAAGCCAACAGTGGTGCGCAAACTTATGAGATCGAAGATACAGAACTCTTTAATGCTTACAGTTATATTATGATCTATTGCCAGCCATTTGGTGTGCCTTTCGGTTTGGGTACCTTCGATAACTAA
- a CDS encoding DUF6503 family protein produces the protein MKNLIFLTAILFTLFSCGQQNEVKNNDTAQAETKVAAVYPEVLSEALDAHGGLETWQFFGTLEYEMVSGDKSEYQLFDLKERKSLIISDAYKLGFDGSQAWVVPSKEAMGRNSIRFYHNLNFYFFAIPFVLTDPGIKYEEMEDITMDSVDYKVLKISYEANVGDSPDDNYVCYFNKETKMLDFIRYTVTYFSKESSDKFNALKYDEWQEVNGLKVPLKMSSYKWEDGQFGEIRGEKTFKNVVFSKGSPLADVFTMPEGAEVESTPAN, from the coding sequence ATGAAAAACTTAATTTTTTTAACTGCAATTTTATTTACGCTCTTTTCCTGTGGCCAGCAAAATGAGGTAAAAAATAATGATACTGCTCAAGCTGAAACTAAAGTAGCAGCGGTATATCCAGAAGTATTAAGTGAGGCTTTAGATGCACATGGTGGTTTGGAAACATGGCAATTTTTTGGAACATTGGAATACGAAATGGTTTCTGGTGATAAAAGTGAATATCAGCTTTTTGACCTAAAAGAAAGGAAGTCGCTTATTATTTCAGATGCCTATAAACTTGGCTTTGATGGATCTCAGGCTTGGGTAGTACCGAGCAAAGAAGCAATGGGAAGAAACTCTATTCGCTTTTACCATAATCTAAACTTTTATTTTTTTGCAATTCCATTTGTGTTAACCGATCCCGGTATTAAATACGAAGAGATGGAAGATATAACAATGGATAGTGTGGATTATAAAGTGCTCAAGATCAGTTATGAGGCAAACGTGGGAGATTCACCAGATGATAATTACGTCTGCTATTTTAATAAGGAAACTAAAATGCTAGATTTTATCCGCTATACAGTTACTTATTTTTCTAAAGAATCTTCAGATAAATTTAATGCTTTAAAATACGATGAGTGGCAAGAAGTAAATGGCTTAAAAGTACCCTTAAAAATGTCATCTTATAAATGGGAAGATGGGCAATTTGGAGAAATAAGAGGCGAAAAAACATTCAAAAACGTAGTATTTAGTAAAGGATCACCTCTAGCAGATGTATTTACTATGCCAGAAGGCGCAGAAGTAGAAAGTACTCCAGCCAACTAA
- a CDS encoding GNAT family N-acetyltransferase: MIDTSRINLVPFSEEAYKAIFNNNLDVLAEILEIEDPALWTADEEVRENIPNYYQEFIDSGGNIIWGSFFYVLKDSKKLAGTGGFKGIPDKNGVVEIGYEILPGFKNMGYATEAADALVHHAFEHHASSVRAYTTPDENASIYVLRKLGMKYVENIPDPVKGEIWKWEINRPLNFL, from the coding sequence ATGATTGATACTAGCAGAATTAATTTAGTTCCATTTTCAGAAGAGGCTTACAAGGCTATATTTAATAATAACTTAGATGTGCTTGCCGAAATTCTTGAAATTGAAGACCCCGCTTTGTGGACAGCAGATGAGGAGGTGAGGGAAAATATTCCAAATTACTATCAGGAGTTTATAGATAGTGGAGGAAACATTATTTGGGGTTCATTTTTTTATGTTTTAAAAGACAGTAAAAAACTGGCTGGCACAGGAGGTTTTAAAGGCATTCCTGATAAAAATGGCGTGGTAGAAATCGGGTACGAAATTCTTCCTGGTTTTAAAAACATGGGTTATGCCACAGAAGCAGCAGATGCTTTGGTGCATCATGCTTTTGAACATCATGCAAGCAGTGTGAGAGCGTATACAACACCAGACGAAAATGCATCAATTTATGTGCTTAGAAAACTGGGAATGAAATACGTTGAAAATATACCCGATCCAGTAAAAGGTGAAATCTGGAAATGGGAAATTAATAGACCTCTAAATTTTTTATAA
- a CDS encoding succinylglutamate desuccinylase/aspartoacylase family protein, with protein MKQIKKLDLGEFEKGTVTRCWLHIVNNGLGEPVRIPIIVAKGKKDGPVLGLTAALHGNELNGIPVIQRIFKYLDMDQLCGTLVGVMVVNVPSVHLERREAPDGTDLNRIAPGVANGNISQVYIHRVIDRIVKHFDFLIDLHTASFGRVNSFYVRADMSDEQTARMARLQNAEIILNNHPNDTTLRGAAASLGIKSVTLELKDPHLFQYDVIEHSIEGIHNVFYDLGMQEGSITCGIKDTILCESSYWMYTDEGGLLYVYSDIAQEIKKGERVASVRNMFGDVTKEYFAKEDGIIIGKSTNPINQTGSRIIHLGLNYHSVPCLVR; from the coding sequence TTGAAGCAGATAAAAAAGCTTGATCTGGGTGAGTTCGAGAAGGGAACTGTCACCCGTTGTTGGTTACATATTGTAAACAATGGATTAGGGGAACCCGTAAGAATTCCCATTATAGTGGCCAAAGGTAAAAAGGATGGCCCAGTATTAGGCTTAACTGCGGCTTTGCACGGAAACGAACTCAATGGTATTCCTGTAATTCAGCGTATTTTTAAATACTTGGATATGGACCAACTCTGTGGCACTTTAGTAGGAGTAATGGTTGTAAACGTACCTTCTGTTCATTTAGAAAGAAGAGAAGCACCAGATGGCACAGACCTAAATAGAATTGCTCCGGGTGTTGCAAATGGTAATATTAGTCAGGTATATATCCATAGAGTTATAGATAGAATTGTAAAGCATTTTGATTTTCTGATCGACCTGCATACTGCCTCTTTTGGTAGGGTTAACTCTTTTTATGTAAGAGCAGATATGTCTGATGAGCAAACTGCCCGTATGGCAAGATTGCAAAACGCAGAAATCATATTAAACAATCATCCTAACGATACTACGCTAAGAGGTGCCGCTGCTTCATTGGGTATCAAATCTGTTACATTGGAATTAAAAGACCCACATTTGTTTCAGTACGATGTAATTGAGCATAGTATAGAAGGTATACACAATGTTTTTTACGACTTAGGAATGCAAGAAGGTTCCATTACATGTGGAATTAAAGATACGATTTTATGCGAAAGTTCTTACTGGATGTATACCGACGAAGGAGGCCTCTTATATGTATATTCTGATATAGCTCAGGAAATAAAAAAAGGAGAGCGAGTAGCTTCAGTAAGAAACATGTTCGGAGATGTAACTAAAGAATATTTTGCTAAAGAAGATGGTATTATAATAGGTAAAAGTACAAACCCGATTAATCAAACAGGTAGCCGAATTATACATCTGGGCTTGAACTATCATTCAGTGCCCTGCTTAGTTAGATAA